One stretch of Streptomyces sp. 135 DNA includes these proteins:
- a CDS encoding bifunctional glycosyltransferase family 2 protein/CDP-glycerol:glycerophosphate glycerophosphotransferase — translation MQPRLSVVVPVYNVELYLDECLESLAAQTFTDFEVVMVDDGSTDGSAAIAEAFAAADPRFRLISQENKGLGAARNTGVREMSPGSEYLAFVDSDDTLPATAYALLIETLDATGSDFAAGNVTRFRSAGYVQSPVHRVPFAATRLRTHVSKFRPLLTDRTAWNKVYRRSFWEKHRLAYPEAMLYEDAPVSVPAHYLADAVDVLSEPIYNWREREIGERSITQNRTNPQGLIDRVKSIRMVREFLLARVGDDPMYAEHLRVYDNNALAEEIPLFWRVLPGSDAAYQEAFLEHVGRLVREIGQDAVRALHVPHKLKLYLTVHRRLDELIAQLEFEKEHGGSIPVTGTLHPKADYPFLDPAAPVPDAVLRLGPELRLRSRLDEAAWHDGKLWLSGWAFPRQLGAESRSKALKSLILKEKGSRRRVLVPARAHLDPEATVASGAEFRHADWAGFGALVNPARLRHRGKWVDGLWYVRVAVAGTGSTPRRGPLYGAGTGSGQTPPAHWVTEDVRVAPQIQDGELAIRVETAHARALEVRAEGSGLLVRGVLRTAPDGAARLRMRHRESGTIRTVPLDLGVPREGHVPFTAQVDTAALTEVREDHERLRPTQAERSIGRWDMSVEIVTGTGTEAGAEAGARSTRLALILDDREGFSGAQFPHGDRAMYARRSPGGYLQLCDQPAQPLVDRVSVAPDGTVTLTGSYPAQGACDLELVLRQTWSGHEYTFPARAEGGRFTARFVPAPTHAHAGATPLRAGFWWPSVQKPDGSRTAVQLAPPVHAHLPLEVVAHGKRVELQVRQYDQLALMAHSELRPDERSRYRQTRLRTEAYPAARHEPLREAVLYDVFGGRMYGDSPRAIHEEMVRRGLPVEHLWVVKDGQCQVPATAKAVRVHSPEYYEAMARSRYIVGNTHFPRWLERREGQQIVQTWHGTPLKRIGFDFDNDHFASTQYLMDLDRERHQWTMLLSPNRFSTPIMRSAFRFGGDVEGELLEAGYPRNDVLLAPDRAERAARVRRALGLPEGKKVVLYAPTWREDKQRHRGGFLLDLRIDLEKARHELGDDHVLLIRPHAHIVEPVPGAGDGFVWDVAGYPDIMDLLLIADVLVTDYSSVMFDFAVTGRPMLFFTYDLEHYRDRLRGFYFDFVERAPGPLLPTSDELIAALRDVDAMSAPYGRAYDDFRAEFCDLDDGQAARRVVDRMLAHRGTTTA, via the coding sequence GTGCAGCCACGGCTGAGTGTTGTCGTCCCCGTCTACAACGTCGAGCTCTACCTCGACGAGTGCCTGGAGTCCCTGGCGGCCCAGACCTTCACGGACTTCGAAGTGGTCATGGTCGACGACGGGTCGACGGACGGCAGCGCGGCCATCGCCGAGGCCTTCGCGGCGGCCGACCCCCGCTTCCGCCTGATATCCCAGGAGAACAAGGGCCTCGGCGCGGCGCGCAACACCGGCGTGCGGGAGATGTCCCCGGGCAGCGAGTACCTCGCGTTCGTGGACAGTGACGACACGCTGCCCGCGACGGCGTACGCCCTGCTCATCGAGACGCTCGACGCCACCGGCTCGGACTTCGCGGCGGGCAACGTCACCCGCTTCCGCTCCGCCGGGTACGTCCAGTCGCCCGTGCACCGCGTGCCGTTCGCGGCGACCCGGCTGCGTACGCACGTCTCGAAGTTCCGCCCGCTGCTGACCGACCGCACCGCGTGGAACAAGGTCTACCGCCGCTCCTTCTGGGAGAAGCACCGGCTCGCGTACCCCGAGGCCATGCTCTACGAGGACGCCCCCGTCAGCGTCCCCGCGCACTACCTCGCGGACGCCGTGGACGTCCTGAGCGAGCCGATCTACAACTGGCGCGAGCGCGAGATCGGCGAGCGGTCCATCACGCAGAACCGCACCAACCCGCAAGGGCTCATCGACCGCGTGAAGTCGATCCGCATGGTGCGCGAGTTCCTGCTGGCACGCGTCGGCGACGATCCGATGTACGCCGAACACCTGCGGGTCTACGACAACAACGCCCTCGCCGAGGAGATCCCGCTCTTCTGGCGGGTCCTGCCCGGCTCGGACGCCGCGTACCAGGAGGCGTTCCTGGAGCACGTGGGCCGCCTCGTCCGGGAGATCGGGCAGGACGCGGTGCGCGCGCTGCACGTGCCGCACAAGCTGAAGCTGTATCTGACCGTGCACCGGCGCCTGGACGAGCTGATCGCGCAGCTGGAGTTCGAGAAGGAGCACGGCGGCTCGATCCCGGTCACCGGGACGCTGCACCCGAAGGCCGACTACCCCTTCCTCGACCCGGCCGCCCCGGTGCCGGACGCGGTGCTGCGCCTCGGCCCCGAGCTGCGGCTGCGCAGCCGCCTCGATGAGGCCGCCTGGCACGACGGCAAGCTGTGGCTGTCCGGCTGGGCGTTCCCGCGCCAGCTCGGCGCCGAGTCGCGGAGCAAGGCGCTGAAGTCGCTGATCCTGAAGGAGAAGGGCAGCCGCCGCAGGGTCCTCGTGCCTGCCCGCGCCCATCTCGACCCGGAGGCCACCGTGGCCTCGGGCGCCGAGTTCCGGCACGCCGACTGGGCGGGCTTCGGGGCGCTGGTGAACCCGGCGCGGCTGCGGCACCGCGGCAAGTGGGTGGACGGCCTGTGGTACGTGCGTGTCGCCGTGGCCGGCACGGGCTCGACGCCGCGGCGCGGGCCGCTGTACGGCGCGGGCACGGGCTCCGGGCAGACGCCGCCCGCGCACTGGGTCACCGAGGACGTCCGCGTCGCCCCGCAGATCCAGGACGGCGAACTGGCCATCCGCGTGGAGACGGCGCACGCGCGCGCCCTGGAGGTCCGCGCCGAGGGCAGCGGCCTCCTCGTACGCGGTGTGCTGCGCACGGCACCCGACGGCGCGGCCCGGCTGCGCATGCGCCACCGCGAGTCCGGCACGATCCGCACGGTCCCGCTGGACCTCGGCGTCCCGCGCGAGGGCCACGTCCCGTTCACCGCCCAGGTGGACACGGCGGCCCTGACGGAGGTCCGCGAGGACCACGAGCGCCTGCGGCCGACGCAGGCGGAGCGGTCGATCGGCCGGTGGGACATGTCGGTGGAGATCGTCACCGGGACCGGGACCGAGGCCGGGGCTGAGGCTGGGGCCAGGTCGACCCGCCTCGCCCTCATCCTGGACGACCGCGAAGGCTTCTCCGGCGCCCAGTTCCCGCACGGCGACCGCGCGATGTACGCCCGCCGCAGCCCCGGCGGCTACCTCCAGCTCTGCGACCAGCCCGCGCAGCCGCTGGTCGACCGCGTCTCCGTGGCCCCCGACGGCACTGTCACCCTCACCGGCAGCTATCCGGCCCAGGGCGCCTGCGACCTCGAACTGGTCCTGCGCCAGACCTGGTCGGGCCACGAGTACACGTTCCCCGCCCGCGCCGAGGGCGGCCGCTTCACAGCGCGCTTCGTCCCCGCCCCCACCCACGCCCACGCGGGCGCCACCCCCCTGCGGGCCGGCTTCTGGTGGCCGTCCGTGCAGAAGCCGGACGGCTCCCGCACCGCCGTGCAGCTCGCCCCGCCCGTCCACGCGCACCTGCCCCTGGAGGTCGTGGCGCACGGCAAGCGCGTCGAGCTTCAGGTCCGGCAGTACGACCAGCTGGCCCTGATGGCCCACTCCGAACTGCGCCCCGACGAGCGCAGCCGCTACCGCCAGACGAGGCTGCGCACCGAGGCCTACCCGGCCGCCCGCCACGAGCCGCTGCGCGAGGCCGTCCTGTACGACGTCTTCGGCGGCCGCATGTACGGCGACTCGCCGCGCGCGATCCACGAGGAGATGGTCCGCCGGGGCCTGCCGGTCGAGCACCTGTGGGTCGTCAAGGACGGCCAGTGCCAGGTCCCGGCCACCGCCAAGGCGGTGCGCGTGCACAGCCCCGAGTACTACGAGGCGATGGCCCGCTCCCGCTACATCGTCGGCAACACGCACTTCCCGCGCTGGCTGGAGCGGCGCGAGGGCCAGCAGATCGTCCAGACCTGGCACGGCACGCCGCTCAAGCGGATCGGCTTCGACTTCGACAACGACCACTTCGCGAGCACCCAGTACCTGATGGACCTGGACCGCGAGCGCCACCAGTGGACGATGCTGCTCTCCCCCAACCGGTTCAGCACGCCGATCATGCGCAGCGCCTTCCGGTTCGGCGGCGACGTGGAGGGCGAACTCCTGGAGGCGGGCTACCCCCGCAACGACGTGCTGCTCGCCCCCGACCGCGCCGAGCGCGCCGCCCGCGTACGCCGCGCGCTCGGCCTGCCCGAGGGCAAGAAGGTGGTCCTCTACGCCCCGACGTGGCGCGAGGACAAGCAGCGCCACCGCGGCGGCTTCCTGCTCGACCTGCGCATCGACCTGGAGAAGGCGCGGCACGAACTGGGCGACGACCACGTCCTGCTGATCCGCCCGCACGCGCACATCGTGGAGCCGGTACCGGGCGCGGGCGACGGCTTCGTGTGGGACGTGGCCGGCTACCCCGACATCATGGACCTGCTCCTGATCGCCGACGTCCTGGTCACCGACTACTCCTCGGTGATGTTCGACTTCGCCGTGACGGGCCGTCCGATGCTGTTCTTCACGTACGACCTGGAGCACTACCGCGACCGGCTGCGCGGCTTCTACTTCGACTTCGTCGAGCGCGCGCCGGGCCCGCTGCTCCCGACCTCCGACGAACTGATCGCGGCACTGCGCGACGTGGACGCGATGAGTGCGCCGTACGGACGGGCGTACGACGACTTCCGCGCCGAGTTCTGCGACCTGGACGACGGGCAGGCCGCGCGCCGCGTCGTGGACCGGATGCTGGCCCACCGAGGGACGACCACCGCATGA
- a CDS encoding glycosyltransferase family 2 protein, with product MTWTPDVTVTVIVYNDAERLPRAVASLRRQTHENIEIVISDDHSTDDTPSVARRLAAQDDRITYLRLPENSGGCSAPRNRALDIARAPYLMFLDSDDELPERAVELLLAAHREREVDFAMGAVERVRVDTGRTSTWMPHLVAEHRTVEGIEVEPALLFEHLSTSKMYRREFLDRNDLRFPEGIHYEDQLFSAQAYCLAKSFTVIPDPVYRWYIAPYEAAESASISNQRHKLTNVRDRIHVQRLIDAFLQTSGHEGIKEAKDYKFLKHDFRMYAGDLPFRDEEWLTGFADLVNPYLAELSPGAYARLPRAERVVLQLIRDNRLADARLAARGLGHGVAPRETSMDAEGRVYWGAYVPESERSRAELDLTDQGLDSRPFPSAQFRHEITRVDRGPGATVVLTIRTYDPGLRLPVGPQVATLLLAPGHRRMKTPFRLDPVRPGVFEGTAHLDLTAAPLPLNGFEGTRHPVLQLTSGTLRNTSLLLAPLTFPTLRARIDYRGGALPHEVTVEPEGRASGRLQLRWTPVGVTAKVVRPLAHRAGRKAGARVRGVVRLVASVAR from the coding sequence ATGACGTGGACACCCGATGTCACCGTGACGGTGATCGTCTACAACGACGCGGAACGGCTGCCGCGCGCGGTGGCGTCCCTGCGCCGCCAGACGCACGAGAACATCGAGATCGTCATCAGCGACGACCACTCGACGGACGACACGCCGTCCGTGGCACGGCGGTTGGCGGCGCAGGACGACCGCATCACGTATCTGCGCCTCCCGGAGAACAGCGGCGGATGCAGCGCGCCGCGCAACCGCGCCCTGGACATCGCGCGCGCCCCGTACCTGATGTTCCTGGACAGCGACGACGAACTCCCGGAGCGAGCGGTGGAGTTGCTGCTCGCGGCGCACCGCGAGCGCGAGGTGGACTTCGCGATGGGGGCGGTGGAGCGGGTCCGGGTGGACACGGGCCGCACGTCGACGTGGATGCCGCACTTGGTGGCGGAGCACCGCACGGTGGAGGGAATCGAGGTGGAACCGGCTCTGCTTTTCGAGCACTTGTCCACGAGCAAGATGTACCGCCGGGAGTTCCTGGACCGCAACGACCTGCGCTTCCCGGAGGGCATCCACTACGAGGACCAGCTGTTCTCGGCGCAGGCGTACTGCCTGGCGAAGTCCTTCACGGTGATCCCGGACCCCGTCTACCGCTGGTACATAGCCCCCTACGAGGCGGCGGAGTCGGCATCGATCTCGAACCAGCGCCACAAGCTGACGAACGTACGGGACCGCATCCACGTACAGCGCCTGATAGACGCTTTCTTGCAGACGAGCGGCCACGAGGGCATCAAGGAAGCGAAGGACTACAAGTTCCTGAAGCACGACTTCCGGATGTACGCGGGTGACCTGCCGTTCCGTGACGAGGAGTGGCTGACGGGCTTCGCGGACCTTGTGAACCCGTACCTGGCGGAACTGTCCCCCGGTGCGTACGCCCGCCTGCCCCGCGCCGAGCGGGTCGTCCTCCAGCTGATCCGCGACAACCGCCTGGCGGACGCGCGACTGGCGGCGCGGGGCCTGGGCCACGGGGTGGCGCCACGGGAGACGTCGATGGACGCGGAGGGCCGGGTGTACTGGGGCGCGTACGTCCCGGAGTCGGAGAGGTCCCGCGCCGAACTGGACCTGACGGACCAGGGCCTGGACTCCCGTCCCTTCCCCAGCGCCCAGTTCCGCCACGAGATCACCCGGGTCGACCGCGGCCCGGGAGCCACGGTCGTCCTCACGATCCGCACGTACGACCCGGGCCTGCGGCTGCCGGTGGGCCCCCAGGTGGCCACGCTCCTCCTGGCCCCGGGCCACCGCCGCATGAAGACCCCCTTCCGCCTGGACCCGGTCCGCCCCGGCGTCTTCGAAGGCACGGCCCACTTGGACCTGACGGCGGCCCCCCTCCCCCTCAACGGCTTCGAGGGCACCCGCCACCCGGTCCTGCAACTGACCTCGGGCACCCTGCGCAACACGTCCCTGCTCCTGGCTCCCCTGACGTTCCCCACCCTGCGGGCCCGCATCGACTACCGGGGTGGCGCGCTCCCCCACGAGGTCACGGTGGAACCGGAAGGCCGCGCCTCGGGCCGCCTCCAGCTGCGCTGGACACCGGTGGGCGTGACGGCGAAGGTCGTACGCCCCCTGGCGCACAGGGCGGGGAGGAAGGCGGGGGCGCGGGTGCGGGGGGTTGTGCGGTTGGTGGCGAGCGTGGCGCGGTGA
- a CDS encoding helix-turn-helix transcriptional regulator, producing the protein MGANVVLKSRMDELGLTQEELAGRMNAALAGITGRPGDVSARTIRNLLNGTSRRPIGRTCAALERVFGCPVEHLGLSAPRTMHHPQEDPVRRRTFIASATGTAAATVPLVAQRRAVGMADVARAAAGLHALVTTDQRQGGHTDLEEAALKGRDSVLELQRRNAGERVRRALYALAADYTYAAAWSCIDARDLDQAQRYLNEATTYAGLSQDGPTEVSVWVSMASLAAQRHDWHEAFAAAQAAQASQAARRDPFFDSLGRIRAALAYAALGDSRGALRSLGSAQDALAKAPERERPQWTAFYSQAELDHLGAIVNNRSRRHAHAEAMAHRALARIPPGFRRNRSLATAQLALAQLHQGDVEQATATAADVFTIMDGDPLPGRLRILIGDFHRDLFALAPSTACARDWADRMRTEWS; encoded by the coding sequence ATGGGAGCGAACGTCGTCCTGAAGAGCCGGATGGACGAACTCGGGCTCACCCAGGAAGAATTGGCCGGTCGGATGAACGCTGCGTTGGCAGGGATCACCGGCAGGCCCGGTGACGTCTCCGCCCGCACGATCCGCAATCTGCTGAACGGGACGTCCCGCCGCCCCATCGGGCGTACATGCGCAGCTCTTGAGCGGGTGTTCGGATGCCCTGTCGAGCACCTGGGGCTCAGCGCACCACGCACCATGCACCACCCGCAGGAGGACCCCGTGCGGCGCCGCACCTTCATCGCCTCGGCCACCGGGACCGCGGCCGCCACGGTTCCGCTGGTGGCCCAGCGCCGGGCGGTCGGCATGGCGGACGTGGCCCGGGCCGCTGCCGGGCTGCACGCGCTCGTCACGACTGACCAGCGGCAAGGCGGGCACACCGATCTGGAGGAAGCCGCCCTCAAAGGCCGCGACAGCGTGCTGGAACTGCAGCGGCGCAACGCCGGCGAACGCGTCCGCCGAGCCCTGTACGCGCTGGCCGCCGACTACACGTATGCGGCCGCATGGTCCTGCATCGACGCCCGCGACCTCGACCAGGCGCAGAGATATCTGAACGAAGCCACGACGTACGCCGGACTTTCCCAGGACGGCCCCACAGAAGTGAGCGTGTGGGTCAGCATGGCGAGTCTCGCCGCGCAGCGTCACGACTGGCACGAAGCCTTCGCGGCCGCTCAGGCGGCACAAGCCTCTCAAGCGGCCCGCCGCGACCCGTTCTTCGATTCTTTGGGACGCATCCGCGCCGCTCTCGCGTACGCGGCGCTCGGCGACAGCCGCGGTGCCCTCCGCTCACTGGGGTCTGCCCAGGACGCTCTCGCGAAGGCCCCGGAGCGCGAACGCCCCCAGTGGACGGCCTTCTACAGCCAAGCCGAACTCGACCATCTCGGCGCCATCGTCAACAACCGCAGCCGACGCCACGCCCACGCCGAAGCCATGGCGCACCGTGCGCTGGCCAGAATCCCGCCCGGCTTCCGCCGAAACCGATCCCTCGCGACCGCACAACTTGCCCTCGCGCAGCTGCACCAGGGAGACGTCGAACAGGCCACAGCCACTGCCGCCGACGTCTTCACGATCATGGACGGCGATCCGCTTCCAGGGCGCCTGCGCATCCTCATCGGCGACTTCCACCGGGACCTTTTCGCCCTGGCCCCCTCCACCGCCTGCGCACGCGACTGGGCGGACCGCATGCGAACCGAATGGAGCTGA
- a CDS encoding ATP-binding protein, translating into MSAASPTATGNPGYTETMPCKPASARRARLLVSTALHAWGIGELAEVGVLIVAELVNNAIDHTRCRVVRVLVTRPADGVVRIGVADKCKDVPERGDPDDDSEEGRGLFLVEALSRRWGYDRKRWGKVVWAELEAPAKH; encoded by the coding sequence ATGAGCGCGGCCAGCCCTACCGCGACCGGCAACCCCGGATACACCGAGACGATGCCGTGCAAGCCTGCGTCCGCTCGCCGGGCGCGTCTGCTCGTCTCCACCGCCCTGCACGCCTGGGGGATAGGCGAACTGGCCGAGGTCGGAGTGCTGATCGTCGCCGAGCTGGTCAACAACGCCATCGACCACACCCGGTGCCGAGTGGTCCGCGTCCTAGTGACCCGGCCCGCGGATGGCGTGGTCCGTATCGGCGTGGCCGACAAGTGCAAGGACGTACCCGAGAGGGGAGACCCCGACGACGACTCCGAGGAGGGGCGCGGCCTGTTCCTCGTCGAGGCGCTGAGCCGGAGATGGGGCTACGACCGGAAGCGCTGGGGCAAGGTCGTCTGGGCAGAGCTGGAAGCACCGGCCAAGCACTGA
- a CDS encoding GNAT family N-acetyltransferase, which translates to MELSVINLRHFEYGHLSDGFRELLVDVHADAYADAMDDPFNQRFPWFVDHWSSREGFTCVVAYDEDEPTGFAYGAPLAPGREWWRSTGYRPKDGRSSTYAVSEVMVRPRWRKRGISERLHGALLKERTEDLAVLLVDVTHPKVRALYESWGYTGVGEQQPFADSPVFAVMVKDLRAPCGTSTRPES; encoded by the coding sequence ATGGAGCTGAGCGTGATCAACCTGCGGCACTTCGAGTACGGACACCTCTCCGACGGCTTCCGGGAACTGCTCGTCGACGTCCACGCCGACGCCTATGCCGACGCCATGGACGACCCGTTCAACCAGCGCTTCCCTTGGTTCGTCGACCACTGGTCGAGCAGGGAGGGTTTTACCTGCGTCGTGGCGTACGACGAGGACGAACCGACCGGTTTCGCCTACGGCGCCCCGCTCGCCCCCGGCCGCGAATGGTGGCGCTCCACCGGATACCGGCCAAAGGACGGCCGCTCCTCCACCTACGCCGTGTCCGAGGTGATGGTGCGCCCGCGCTGGCGCAAACGCGGCATCTCCGAGCGCCTGCACGGAGCACTGTTGAAGGAGCGCACGGAAGACCTCGCCGTGCTCCTGGTCGACGTGACCCACCCCAAGGTACGGGCCCTCTACGAGTCGTGGGGGTACACCGGGGTCGGCGAGCAGCAACCGTTCGCCGACTCCCCGGTGTTCGCGGTCATGGTCAAGGACCTTCGAGCACCCTGCGGTACCTCCACGAGGCCCGAGAGCTGA
- a CDS encoding UTRA domain-containing protein — protein sequence MSDPTWVSTSMPYLTPREQGQPDAWGEEAASRGGKGSQRIVYAGEVPAPEEVAALLGVAAGEPVVVRRRVIEYDVLPCELTDTYYPVEIARGTRLAGTGKIRGGAVTLLAELGHVGVRVREDVTARMPTAGERETLRLGGDEPVLRLNRVTLDGDDRPIQADMILMPAHRQRLRYEIRIE from the coding sequence ATGAGCGACCCCACCTGGGTCAGTACCTCGATGCCGTACCTGACGCCCCGGGAGCAGGGGCAGCCCGACGCCTGGGGCGAAGAGGCCGCCTCCCGGGGCGGCAAGGGCAGCCAGCGCATCGTGTATGCCGGTGAGGTGCCCGCGCCGGAGGAGGTCGCCGCCCTGCTCGGTGTGGCCGCCGGGGAACCAGTCGTCGTGCGCCGCAGGGTCATCGAATACGACGTCCTGCCCTGCGAGTTGACGGACACCTACTACCCCGTGGAGATCGCCCGCGGCACCCGCCTCGCCGGGACAGGCAAGATCCGGGGTGGAGCCGTCACGCTCCTCGCCGAACTCGGACACGTCGGCGTACGCGTCCGCGAGGACGTCACCGCCCGCATGCCCACGGCGGGCGAGCGCGAGACCTTGCGCCTGGGCGGCGACGAACCGGTCCTCCGGCTGAACAGGGTCACCCTGGACGGCGACGACCGACCGATCCAGGCCGACATGATCCTCATGCCGGCCCACCGCCAGCGGCTCCGCTACGAGATCAGGATCGAATGA
- a CDS encoding CDP-glycerol glycerophosphotransferase family protein, giving the protein MPEEQSAVTAGPVLSVVVYGRNVQGHLAAGLDALAAQASPGVEVIVAAVGGSARDTAAGRPGVTVVPLPEGTDDAAARVAGAERAGGRWLHFVRSKDTVPTGAPRTVADRVLDLPAGVDVLVADHVRSTWRHQGMPSPDGKHLARQGRRDLPPADCPDLLRVTPLLGNRVLRAEFWREHAEHLAGHDETYAAYAALLLAGRIATLDQVALNVRELRAESLPTGRPEERFGVIDRYESLLALTADLGLPAAPRAALYDVMAGDCLRVIAREKLPDPVRREFFHRASKAAVAWRPEGYRRPGGLEGVRRRILEEDAYTKYRTFQTANQQRRKLRSAVVARKHKVGVKVRDLRYRRELERPVDPGLAVFTAYWDRGVACNPAAIAAKLAELAPHIHPVWVVSAANVPLLPPGTDHVVPGTRRYWEVLARAKYLVNNVNFPNAVVKRPDAIHVQTHHGTPLKRMGLDQLDYPAAAKGLNFHSLLERVDKWTYSVSANSHSTQMWERAYPSRYESLDYGYPRNDVFYSATAADIRAIRERLGIAPGKRAILYAPTHRDYEAAWTPRLDLATLADRLGEDTVLLVRGHYFYGGATSPLAGLRKSGRIIDVSSYDPVEDLSLAADALITDYSSIMFDYANLDRPIVVYADDWETYAKTRGVYFDLMVEAPGKVARTQEELTEVFTSEAWHDESAAKARKAFRERFCEYDDGRAAERVVRRVFLGESEESLPPVTPVDERTPAPTPEEATTR; this is encoded by the coding sequence ATGCCCGAGGAACAGAGCGCCGTCACCGCCGGGCCCGTGCTGAGCGTGGTCGTGTACGGCCGCAACGTCCAGGGCCACCTGGCCGCCGGCCTGGACGCCCTCGCCGCGCAGGCCTCGCCGGGCGTCGAGGTGATCGTCGCCGCGGTGGGTGGCTCCGCGCGGGACACCGCGGCCGGCCGGCCGGGCGTCACCGTCGTCCCGCTGCCCGAGGGCACGGACGACGCGGCGGCGCGGGTGGCGGGCGCCGAGCGGGCGGGCGGCCGGTGGCTGCACTTCGTGCGCAGCAAGGACACCGTGCCGACGGGCGCGCCGCGTACGGTGGCGGACCGCGTGCTGGATCTCCCCGCCGGCGTGGACGTACTCGTGGCCGACCACGTCCGCTCGACGTGGCGCCACCAGGGCATGCCGAGCCCCGACGGCAAGCACCTCGCCAGGCAGGGCCGCCGCGATCTGCCGCCGGCGGACTGCCCGGACCTGCTGCGCGTCACGCCGCTGCTCGGCAACCGCGTGCTGCGGGCGGAGTTCTGGCGGGAGCACGCGGAGCACCTGGCGGGGCATGACGAGACGTACGCGGCGTACGCGGCGCTGCTCCTGGCAGGCCGTATCGCGACGCTGGACCAAGTGGCGTTGAACGTACGGGAGTTGCGCGCCGAGAGCCTGCCCACCGGCCGCCCCGAGGAGCGCTTCGGCGTCATCGACCGCTATGAGTCGCTGCTCGCCCTCACCGCGGACCTCGGCCTGCCGGCCGCTCCCCGCGCCGCGCTCTACGACGTGATGGCCGGCGACTGCCTGCGGGTGATCGCCCGCGAGAAGCTGCCCGACCCCGTCCGCAGGGAGTTCTTCCACCGCGCCTCGAAGGCCGCCGTCGCGTGGCGGCCCGAGGGGTACCGTCGGCCGGGCGGCCTGGAGGGCGTGCGGCGCCGCATCCTCGAAGAGGACGCGTACACGAAGTACCGCACCTTCCAGACCGCCAACCAGCAGCGCCGCAAGCTGCGTTCGGCGGTCGTGGCGCGCAAGCACAAGGTGGGCGTGAAGGTCCGCGACCTGCGCTACCGCAGGGAGCTGGAGCGCCCCGTCGACCCCGGCCTCGCGGTCTTCACGGCCTACTGGGACCGGGGCGTGGCGTGCAACCCGGCCGCCATCGCGGCGAAGCTCGCCGAACTCGCCCCGCACATCCACCCGGTGTGGGTCGTCTCGGCGGCGAACGTCCCGCTGCTGCCGCCCGGCACCGACCACGTCGTGCCCGGCACGCGCCGCTACTGGGAGGTGCTGGCGCGCGCCAAGTACCTGGTGAACAACGTCAACTTCCCCAACGCGGTCGTCAAGCGCCCCGACGCCATCCACGTCCAGACCCACCACGGCACGCCGCTCAAGCGGATGGGCCTCGACCAGCTCGACTACCCGGCGGCGGCCAAGGGCCTGAACTTCCACAGCCTGCTGGAGCGCGTCGACAAGTGGACGTACAGCGTCTCCGCGAACAGCCACTCCACACAGATGTGGGAACGCGCCTACCCCTCGCGTTACGAGTCCCTCGACTACGGCTATCCGCGCAACGACGTCTTCTACAGCGCGACGGCCGCCGACATCCGCGCGATCCGCGAGCGGCTCGGCATCGCGCCGGGCAAGCGGGCGATCCTCTACGCGCCGACCCACCGCGACTACGAGGCGGCCTGGACCCCGCGCCTCGACCTGGCCACGCTCGCCGACCGCCTCGGCGAGGACACGGTCCTGCTCGTGCGCGGCCACTACTTCTACGGCGGCGCGACGTCGCCGCTGGCGGGTCTGCGCAAGAGCGGCCGGATCATCGACGTCTCGTCGTACGACCCGGTGGAGGACCTCTCCCTCGCGGCGGACGCCCTGATCACGGACTACTCCTCGATCATGTTCGACTACGCCAACCTGGACCGACCGATCGTCGTCTACGCCGACGACTGGGAGACGTACGCGAAGACGCGCGGCGTCTACTTCGACCTGATGGTGGAGGCGCCGGGCAAGGTGGCGCGCACGCAGGAGGAGCTGACGGAGGTGTTCACGTCCGAGGCGTGGCACGACGAGTCGGCCGCCAAGGCACGCAAGGCGTTCCGCGAGCGCTTCTGCGAGTACGACGACGGGCGCGCCGCCGAGCGGGTCGTGCGCCGCGTCTTCCTCGGCGAGAGCGAGGAGTCGCTGCCGCCCGTGACCCCGGTGGACGAGCGCACCCCGGCCCCGACGCCCGAGGAGGCGACGACCCGATGA